One window from the genome of Corynebacterium sp. SCR221107 encodes:
- a CDS encoding amidohydrolase, protein MGVAVVVENGAGKTLLARADFDGLPVTEDTGLEYSSETAGVMHACGHDMHVTALLGAVCLLNSHGDAWTGTYIALFQPGEETAAGARALIDAGLKRLIPTPDAAYAQHIGPGPANVVAFRERPTLSAGDSIKVTVFGAGSHASTPHLAVDPVVLAAHIAVRLQSIVSRQVSPQDFSVVTVGAIHAGSKSNVIPDRAELLLNLLHYDEGVRERVIQAVEKTVLNECEIAGSPVPPTFEYYDQFPLTSNDATLAQSLRPSFEAAFGENFHLAPIGQASEDFSVIPDAFGVGYLYAFIGSVDPAEFEAGTKAGTAFPGNHSPQYAPAIEPTCRAATKAQIVAATGLLGK, encoded by the coding sequence ATGGGCGTCGCGGTGGTTGTTGAAAATGGCGCTGGGAAAACTCTGCTCGCCCGCGCCGACTTCGATGGGTTGCCGGTGACGGAAGATACCGGACTCGAATATTCCTCCGAGACTGCCGGGGTGATGCATGCCTGCGGTCATGACATGCACGTTACCGCGCTGCTCGGTGCGGTGTGCTTGCTCAATAGCCACGGTGATGCGTGGACGGGTACCTACATCGCGTTGTTCCAACCAGGTGAGGAAACCGCGGCCGGGGCGCGCGCACTCATCGATGCGGGTCTGAAGCGCCTCATTCCCACCCCGGATGCGGCCTATGCCCAGCACATCGGACCCGGCCCAGCAAACGTGGTTGCCTTCCGCGAGAGACCAACGTTGTCGGCCGGCGACTCTATTAAGGTCACGGTTTTTGGTGCGGGATCCCATGCCTCAACCCCACACTTGGCTGTCGATCCCGTCGTGCTGGCGGCGCACATCGCCGTGCGGTTGCAGTCCATCGTCTCGCGTCAAGTCTCGCCCCAGGACTTCTCGGTGGTCACCGTTGGTGCGATCCACGCGGGCAGTAAGTCCAATGTGATCCCCGATAGGGCCGAGCTGCTGCTGAACCTGCTCCACTATGACGAAGGCGTGCGCGAAAGAGTCATCCAAGCAGTGGAAAAGACGGTGCTCAATGAGTGCGAGATCGCCGGCAGCCCGGTCCCACCGACTTTCGAGTATTACGATCAATTCCCGCTCACGAGCAACGATGCCACCTTGGCACAATCTTTGCGCCCCAGTTTCGAAGCGGCCTTCGGTGAGAATTTCCACCTTGCTCCCATCGGCCAAGCCAGCGAGGATTTCTCAGTCATTCCCGACGCTTTCGGGGTTGGCTATCTGTACGCCTTCATCGGCTCGGTTGATCCTGCCGAATTCGAGGCAGGAACCAAAGCAGGCACAGCCTTTCCCGGCAACCACTCCCCCCAGTATGCCCCGGCCATTGAACCAACCTGCCGGGCCGCCACCAAGGCGCAGATCGTTGCAGCTACAGGCTTGTTGGGTAAATAA
- a CDS encoding HelD family protein, which yields MLFDKLDDEVTAANERLRHVMLRVDPANPDAEALVERETEYHGLNEKIDRLNLAQLGLVFGRIDVEVNEPGLIDNPVPGRSGLDRRYIGRMGLDDREDNYRTLLLDWRAPMARPFYLATTAQPEDVVVRRHIRTTGRKVTGIDDEVLQDRSGTPANAELAPSAVGVASEGALLTALNAARTGHMGSIVETIQREQDEIIRDETRGVMVVEGGPGTGKTAVALHRIAYLLYTWREKLAKTGVLILGPNRTFLEYISHVLPELGETGVVLSTVGDLFPGVSATLNDSLLTREIKGSEEMVTILARAVASYQCLPEEEREIVVDSIRLRVDPRTIKTARTRARRAHRPHNHAQSLFRESLVDQLAKQMATIIGTDPLGGQNLLSAGDVAQLHDDVAEDPIIDELVEEFWPLLDPRIVLHDLVTNPAAIADVAFDYDEETQAALLRDEENVASLDPDSYEFSAADAALLDELAVLIGLDDPEAEAWAERQRWRRQIDEAQDALDVLSSSGNTDLDDESDAEILSAFDVIDAEQLAQRQQERDIRSTAQRAREDYTWAYGHVIIDEAQELTPMEWRMVMRRCPSRWMTIVGDTSQTSSPAGVDSWEETLEPFVGKRFRTHQLTINYRTPEEVMEVANRVQALFAPQVTPSTSMRTSGVPVSLLSDAKVRDPEALKQLVADAFAKLQSEHPDRLCAIIASETQASLLHNLPGVKGVNEIKGLEFDHVIVVEPLAIIEDSPQGWQDLFVALTRATQTLTVVGELPHART from the coding sequence ATGCTTTTCGATAAGCTCGACGACGAGGTCACCGCGGCCAATGAGCGGCTGCGCCACGTCATGCTGCGCGTCGATCCGGCGAACCCCGACGCCGAGGCCCTGGTGGAACGCGAGACGGAGTACCACGGACTCAACGAGAAGATCGACCGCCTCAACCTCGCCCAGCTCGGTCTCGTTTTCGGCCGCATCGACGTGGAAGTCAACGAACCTGGCTTGATTGACAATCCAGTTCCCGGACGAAGCGGCCTTGATCGCCGCTACATCGGACGCATGGGTCTCGATGATCGCGAGGACAACTACCGGACTCTCCTTCTGGACTGGCGCGCACCGATGGCTCGCCCCTTCTATTTGGCAACCACCGCCCAGCCGGAAGACGTGGTCGTGCGCCGCCACATCCGTACCACCGGAAGAAAAGTCACCGGCATCGACGACGAGGTACTTCAAGACCGCTCAGGGACTCCAGCCAATGCCGAGCTGGCGCCAAGCGCCGTCGGGGTGGCAAGCGAAGGGGCCCTGCTCACTGCGCTCAACGCAGCTCGCACGGGACACATGGGATCCATCGTGGAGACCATCCAGCGCGAGCAGGATGAGATTATCCGCGACGAAACCCGCGGGGTCATGGTAGTCGAAGGCGGTCCGGGCACCGGCAAGACCGCGGTCGCACTGCACCGCATCGCCTATCTTCTCTACACCTGGCGCGAGAAACTAGCTAAGACCGGTGTCCTCATCTTGGGGCCCAACCGCACCTTCCTCGAGTACATCTCCCACGTCTTGCCCGAATTGGGCGAAACCGGGGTCGTGCTTTCCACCGTCGGCGACCTCTTCCCGGGCGTTTCCGCCACCCTGAACGATTCTCTTCTGACAAGGGAGATTAAGGGCTCAGAGGAAATGGTTACCATCCTGGCGCGCGCCGTGGCTTCCTACCAGTGCCTACCGGAGGAGGAACGCGAAATCGTAGTGGATTCGATTCGACTGCGCGTCGATCCCCGCACGATCAAGACTGCCCGCACCCGTGCCCGACGCGCGCACCGCCCGCACAACCACGCGCAGTCGCTGTTTCGGGAATCCCTCGTCGACCAGTTGGCTAAGCAGATGGCCACGATTATTGGCACCGATCCCCTGGGGGGACAAAACCTGCTTTCGGCCGGTGATGTGGCGCAGCTGCACGATGATGTGGCCGAGGATCCCATCATCGATGAGCTCGTGGAGGAATTCTGGCCCCTGCTTGATCCTCGCATCGTGCTTCACGATCTTGTGACAAACCCAGCGGCCATCGCCGATGTTGCCTTCGATTATGACGAGGAGACCCAGGCGGCGCTGCTGCGAGATGAGGAGAACGTGGCCTCACTCGACCCGGACTCCTACGAGTTTTCGGCCGCCGACGCCGCGCTGCTTGACGAGCTAGCTGTGCTCATTGGGCTCGATGATCCAGAGGCGGAAGCGTGGGCCGAGCGCCAGCGATGGCGGCGCCAAATCGATGAGGCCCAGGACGCGCTCGATGTGCTGTCGAGTTCAGGAAACACCGACCTGGATGACGAATCCGACGCGGAAATCCTTTCTGCCTTTGACGTCATTGACGCCGAGCAGCTGGCCCAGCGACAGCAGGAACGCGACATTCGTTCCACCGCGCAGCGCGCCCGCGAGGACTACACCTGGGCATATGGCCACGTCATCATCGACGAGGCCCAGGAGCTTACGCCTATGGAATGGCGGATGGTCATGCGTCGGTGCCCCTCGCGCTGGATGACGATCGTGGGCGATACCTCCCAAACCTCGTCGCCCGCCGGGGTGGATTCCTGGGAGGAAACGCTCGAGCCGTTCGTCGGCAAGCGCTTCCGCACCCATCAACTAACGATCAACTACCGCACGCCGGAGGAGGTCATGGAGGTGGCCAATAGGGTGCAGGCCCTTTTTGCCCCTCAGGTAACCCCTTCGACGTCGATGCGCACATCCGGGGTTCCGGTTTCTTTGCTTTCCGACGCCAAGGTGCGCGATCCCGAAGCATTGAAGCAGCTTGTGGCGGATGCTTTTGCCAAGCTTCAGTCCGAGCATCCGGACCGGCTGTGTGCGATCATCGCCTCCGAGACCCAAGCCAGCCTCCTACACAACCTCCCGGGGGTCAAGGGCGTCAACGAGATCAAGGGCCTCGAGTTTGACCACGTCATCGTGGTCGAGCCGCTGGCGATTATCGAGGATTCCCCGCAGGGCTGGCAGGACCTCTTTGTGGCACTTACCCGGGCCACCCAAACCCTGACGGTGGTGGGCGAGCTACCGCACGCACGTACATAA
- a CDS encoding DoxX family membrane protein — MIRKVARPMLASVYIADGADTVINSQAHVEGTQAVLKKVRTILPRKYAKNLPKDAEQVTRAVGAAKIGAGSMLALGKAPRTSASALALLAVPTMLARHAFWETQDKEEKVARKQGFLTSVALLGGLAITSVDTNGKPSVSWRAKKAAKKANKQLQQALPTANEQEKLVGAAAASASSFASDAKDWFEDAGEKVAAYADRVAEYYEDNKDDVADQARSARSTLAKVADSATSALVDTGLEWLEAAKDNSKTGRKKAVKTAVKTQAKAASALAAAEVATGRKAHKAAKKASKLEARAEKALKKAKKKVDKKLAQYL, encoded by the coding sequence ATGATTCGCAAGGTGGCACGCCCGATGCTCGCCTCGGTTTACATCGCCGACGGCGCAGACACCGTTATCAATTCGCAGGCCCATGTCGAAGGCACCCAGGCGGTGCTCAAGAAGGTCCGCACCATTTTGCCCCGCAAATATGCAAAGAACCTCCCGAAGGATGCCGAGCAGGTCACTCGCGCGGTCGGTGCTGCAAAGATCGGCGCCGGCTCGATGCTGGCACTTGGCAAGGCACCGCGCACCTCCGCGTCGGCGCTTGCGCTTCTTGCGGTACCGACCATGCTCGCCCGCCACGCATTCTGGGAGACCCAGGACAAGGAAGAAAAGGTTGCCCGCAAGCAGGGCTTCCTCACCAGCGTTGCCCTGCTGGGTGGCCTAGCCATCACCAGTGTGGACACTAATGGCAAGCCGAGCGTGTCGTGGCGCGCAAAGAAGGCCGCGAAGAAGGCCAACAAGCAGCTTCAGCAAGCTCTGCCCACCGCAAACGAGCAGGAAAAGCTCGTTGGTGCTGCCGCGGCATCGGCCAGCTCCTTTGCCTCGGACGCCAAGGACTGGTTCGAGGACGCCGGCGAAAAGGTGGCCGCCTACGCTGACCGCGTGGCCGAGTACTACGAGGACAACAAGGACGACGTTGCAGACCAGGCGCGGTCCGCTCGATCAACCCTGGCCAAGGTTGCTGATTCCGCAACCTCCGCTCTCGTCGACACTGGCCTCGAATGGCTGGAGGCAGCCAAGGACAACTCTAAGACCGGCCGCAAGAAGGCCGTCAAGACTGCAGTGAAGACCCAGGCAAAGGCAGCCAGCGCGCTTGCCGCAGCTGAGGTGGCCACCGGGCGCAAAGCCCACAAGGCAGCCAAGAAGGCCAGCAAGCTGGAAGCACGCGCCGAAAAGGCGTTGAAGAAGGCAAAGAAGAAGGTCGACAAGAAGTTGGCCCAGTACCTCTAA
- a CDS encoding MBL fold metallo-hydrolase yields MQSESTPAAGAQTPLRMVHTSVSSFDNNCYLLCCGNEGLLVDAADDALGLLKLAEDEGVKITAVLTTHRHHDHVRALKEVLHHTGATHYAPFLDSPALPAPVDVELHYEDSISFAGHTLPVIILRGHTPGGACLVADIDGVTNLFVGDSLFPGGLGKTNTEGDFERLFNDVTHFVFDEFPDETIVWPGHGKPTTLGAERPHLREWWDRKW; encoded by the coding sequence ATGCAAAGTGAATCCACACCGGCGGCTGGTGCGCAGACACCGCTGCGGATGGTACACACCTCGGTCTCGAGCTTTGACAACAACTGTTACCTGCTTTGTTGCGGCAACGAGGGCTTGCTGGTGGATGCAGCCGACGACGCGCTCGGGTTGCTCAAGCTCGCAGAAGACGAGGGCGTGAAGATTACGGCCGTGCTGACCACGCACCGTCACCATGATCACGTGCGGGCACTCAAAGAGGTCTTGCACCACACCGGTGCCACCCACTACGCGCCCTTCCTGGACTCCCCCGCGCTACCTGCGCCAGTGGATGTGGAACTGCACTACGAAGATTCGATTTCTTTCGCCGGACATACGCTGCCGGTGATCATCCTGCGTGGACACACGCCCGGAGGAGCCTGCCTCGTTGCGGACATCGACGGGGTCACCAACCTCTTTGTCGGCGACAGCCTGTTCCCCGGCGGATTGGGGAAAACCAATACTGAAGGAGACTTTGAACGGCTCTTTAACGATGTCACGCATTTCGTCTTCGACGAATTCCCGGATGAAACCATCGTATGGCCCGGGCATGGAAAGCCCACCACGCTCGGCGCGGAACGCCCCCACCTGCGGGAATGGTGGGATCGCAAGTGGTAA
- the uvrA gene encoding excinuclease ABC subunit UvrA gives MADRLVVRGAREHNLKGVDIDLPRDAMVVFTGLSGSGKSSLAFDTIFAEGQRRYVESLSSYARMFLGQMDKPDVDFIDGLSPAVSIDQKSTNRNPRSTVGTITEVYDYLRLLFSRAGTAHCPVCDAKIERQTPQQIVDQVMAMQEGLKFQVLAPVVRTRKGEFVDLFADLAAQGYSRVQVDGEVYSLSEPPSLKKQVKHDIDVVVDRLQVKESQKQRLTDSVETALTLADGVVALEFVSLDKDDPQRVRRFSEKLSCPNGHTLAVDELEPRAFSFNSPYGACPACDGLGTKTEPDVDLLIPDVDAPINNAVQPWTSSPNHGYFEKLVDGFAQSQGIDPTTSFAQLTKKQREAFLYGSSDVVTVRYKNRYGRIRSWSAPFEGVMGYLKRKLEATDSDWSKERLLAYTREVACPTCNGTRLRPEILAVRLASSSQGELSIAGLSELSVEDAAEFLNSLTLGKREEMIAGAVLKEIQARLKFLLDVGLNYLTLNRAAGTLSGGEAQRIRLATQIGSGLAGVLYVLDEPSIGLHQRDNQRLIATLERLCDIGNTLIVVEHDEDTIRAADWLIDIGPGAGEYGGEVVYQGKPQGILECENSETGAYLSGRKVLGIPETRRPVDKDRQLKIVGAKENNLQDIDVTIPLGVLCCVTGVSGSGKSTVVNQILAKTLANKLNRARQVPGRAKRVEGTEHLDKLVQVDQSPIGRTPRSNPATYTGVFDKIRTLFAETTEAKVRGYRPGRFSFNVKGGRCEACQGDGTLKIEMNFLPDVYVPCEVCHGARYNRETLEVRYKGKNIAEVLDMPISEAAEFFEPITSIHRYLKTLTEVGLGYVRLGQSATTLSGGEAQRVKLASELQKRSNGRTIYILDEPTTGLHFEDIRKLMLVIQGLVDKGNSVLVIEHNLDVIKAADWIVDMGPEGGSGGGTVVAEGTPEQVAKVEGSYTGQFLAEILKKEKAGK, from the coding sequence GTGGCTGATCGTTTGGTGGTCCGCGGTGCCAGGGAGCACAACCTCAAAGGGGTAGATATTGATCTGCCCCGCGATGCGATGGTGGTGTTTACCGGCCTGTCCGGATCAGGTAAGTCCTCGCTCGCTTTCGACACAATCTTTGCCGAAGGGCAGCGCCGCTACGTGGAGTCCTTAAGCTCCTACGCGCGTATGTTCTTGGGGCAGATGGATAAGCCGGACGTTGATTTCATCGACGGGCTTTCGCCAGCGGTGTCCATCGACCAGAAATCAACCAATCGCAATCCGCGATCCACCGTCGGCACGATCACCGAAGTGTACGACTACCTGCGTCTGCTTTTCTCCCGCGCGGGCACGGCACACTGCCCGGTATGTGATGCCAAGATCGAGCGACAGACTCCGCAACAAATCGTCGACCAGGTGATGGCGATGCAGGAGGGACTGAAGTTTCAGGTGCTGGCCCCCGTGGTGCGCACGCGCAAGGGCGAATTCGTGGATCTCTTCGCCGACCTTGCGGCGCAGGGCTATTCCCGCGTGCAGGTCGATGGGGAGGTGTACTCGCTCAGTGAGCCACCTTCGCTGAAGAAGCAGGTCAAGCACGACATTGACGTGGTGGTTGACCGTTTGCAGGTCAAGGAGAGTCAGAAACAGCGCCTGACGGACTCGGTGGAAACCGCGCTCACACTCGCCGATGGCGTCGTGGCGCTGGAGTTTGTCAGCCTGGACAAGGATGACCCGCAGCGGGTGCGTCGCTTCTCCGAGAAGCTGTCTTGCCCCAACGGGCACACGCTGGCGGTCGACGAGCTAGAGCCGCGCGCTTTCTCCTTCAACTCGCCCTACGGTGCTTGTCCGGCCTGTGATGGACTGGGCACCAAGACGGAGCCAGATGTTGACCTGCTCATTCCCGATGTCGACGCGCCGATTAACAACGCGGTGCAGCCGTGGACCTCGAGCCCGAATCACGGCTACTTTGAAAAGCTTGTCGACGGCTTCGCGCAGTCCCAGGGGATCGACCCCACCACGTCATTCGCGCAATTGACCAAGAAGCAGCGCGAGGCCTTCCTCTATGGCAGCAGCGACGTGGTTACGGTGCGTTATAAGAATCGCTACGGTCGCATCCGCAGCTGGAGCGCGCCCTTCGAAGGCGTGATGGGCTATCTCAAGCGCAAGCTGGAGGCCACCGACTCGGACTGGTCAAAAGAGCGCCTGCTGGCCTACACCCGCGAGGTTGCCTGCCCCACCTGTAACGGCACCCGCCTGCGCCCGGAAATCTTGGCCGTGCGCTTGGCCTCCTCCTCTCAAGGCGAACTTTCCATCGCCGGGCTTTCGGAGCTGTCTGTGGAGGATGCGGCTGAGTTCCTTAACTCCTTAACGCTGGGCAAGCGTGAGGAAATGATCGCGGGTGCGGTGCTCAAGGAGATCCAGGCACGCCTGAAATTCCTGCTCGACGTGGGACTCAACTACCTCACGCTCAACCGTGCCGCAGGCACTCTTTCCGGCGGCGAGGCGCAGCGCATCCGCCTTGCTACGCAGATTGGTTCGGGCCTAGCCGGTGTGCTGTACGTGCTCGACGAGCCTTCCATTGGCCTCCACCAGCGTGACAATCAGCGCCTGATTGCCACCCTCGAGCGGCTGTGCGACATTGGCAACACGCTCATCGTTGTCGAACACGATGAGGACACCATCCGCGCGGCCGACTGGCTCATTGACATCGGCCCTGGTGCCGGCGAATACGGCGGCGAGGTGGTCTACCAGGGCAAACCACAAGGCATCCTCGAGTGCGAAAACTCCGAGACCGGCGCGTATCTCTCTGGGCGCAAAGTGCTGGGTATCCCGGAGACACGGCGCCCGGTGGATAAGGACCGCCAGCTTAAGATTGTCGGGGCCAAGGAAAATAACCTGCAAGACATCGACGTCACCATTCCGCTTGGCGTGCTGTGCTGCGTGACCGGTGTGTCAGGTTCCGGCAAATCCACCGTGGTCAACCAGATCCTGGCTAAGACCTTGGCCAACAAACTCAACCGGGCGCGCCAAGTGCCAGGGCGTGCCAAGCGTGTCGAGGGCACCGAGCATCTCGACAAGCTAGTGCAGGTGGATCAGTCGCCGATTGGTCGCACTCCGCGCTCAAACCCGGCTACGTACACGGGCGTTTTCGACAAGATTCGCACCCTGTTCGCGGAGACCACCGAGGCGAAGGTCCGCGGCTACAGGCCAGGCCGCTTCTCCTTCAACGTCAAGGGCGGACGCTGCGAGGCCTGCCAGGGTGATGGCACGTTGAAGATCGAGATGAACTTCCTGCCGGACGTCTATGTGCCGTGTGAGGTCTGCCACGGCGCGCGCTATAACCGCGAGACCCTCGAGGTGCGCTACAAGGGCAAGAATATCGCCGAAGTATTGGACATGCCCATCTCTGAGGCCGCCGAGTTCTTCGAGCCGATCACCTCGATCCACCGCTACCTCAAGACACTGACCGAGGTCGGTTTGGGTTACGTCCGTTTGGGGCAGTCGGCCACCACGCTGTCCGGTGGTGAGGCCCAACGCGTGAAGCTCGCCTCCGAGCTGCAGAAGCGCTCCAACGGTCGCACCATCTATATCCTCGACGAACCGACCACGGGCCTGCATTTCGAGGACATCCGCAAGCTCATGCTGGTGATCCAGGGTCTGGTGGACAAGGGGAACTCGGTGCTGGTCATCGAGCACAACCTGGACGTGATCAAGGCTGCCGACTGGATCGTAGACATGGGTCCGGAGGGCGGCTCGGGCGGCGGCACGGTAGTTGCCGAGGGCACCCCGGAGCAGGTGGCCAAGGTGGAAGGCTCGTATACGGGCCAATTCCTCGCGGAGATCCTGAAAAAGGAGAAGGCCGGGAAATAG
- the infC gene encoding translation initiation factor IF-3 has translation MSAEARINERIRVPEVRLVGPNGEQVGIVRIEDARKLAYDADLDLVEVAPNAKPPVCKIMDYGKFKYEQAQKAREARKNQQQTVVKEQKFRPKIDDHDYETKKNNVIRFLEKGSKVKVTIMFRGREQSRPELGFRLLERLAEDVAEYGVVEAKPKQDGRNMTMVFGPARKSKK, from the coding sequence ATCAGCGCTGAAGCTCGCATCAATGAGCGCATCCGAGTTCCCGAGGTTCGCCTAGTTGGCCCCAACGGGGAACAGGTAGGCATCGTGCGCATTGAAGATGCACGAAAGCTCGCGTACGACGCTGACCTCGACCTGGTTGAGGTTGCGCCGAACGCAAAGCCGCCAGTCTGCAAGATCATGGACTACGGAAAGTTCAAGTACGAGCAGGCCCAGAAGGCTCGCGAAGCTCGGAAGAACCAGCAGCAGACTGTGGTCAAGGAGCAGAAGTTCCGTCCCAAGATCGATGATCACGATTACGAGACGAAGAAGAATAATGTGATCCGGTTCCTCGAAAAGGGATCCAAGGTCAAGGTCACCATCATGTTCCGCGGCCGCGAGCAGTCGCGCCCGGAGCTGGGTTTCCGCCTCTTGGAGCGCTTGGCTGAGGATGTTGCCGAGTATGGCGTCGTTGAGGCGAAGCCAAAGCAAGATGGTCGCAATATGA